The following DNA comes from Miscanthus floridulus cultivar M001 chromosome 5, ASM1932011v1, whole genome shotgun sequence.
acattccacccctcctttcgagcgaaaaggaagcgcgagagtcgtacaaaaagccaggggaacccctgacagccctcttgctctgtgcagaggctaaggggctctttctgCAATATtgtcgagacctagcgaccccggctcgcattcgagggggctcggcaaaacaacccctccttccgagcgaaaagaaagcgcgagggtcgtacaaaaagccaggggagctcctgacggccctcgcTCCGTACAGAGGcaagggggctcttcctgcagatatgccgagaccccgcgactcaggctcgcacccaaggggtcctcggcaaacaaaccctcatgcgcgaggggcgtacaaaaagctaggggaactcctgacagccctctcgctccgtgcaaagGCTAGGGGcgcttcctacaaccttgccgagacccagcgacccaggctcgcacccgaatgggctcggcaaacaacccctccgtccgaacgaaaaggatgtgtgagggtcgaacaaaaaagtcatGGGGACCCCTGACTGCCCTCTCGTtccatgcggaggctcgggggctcctcctacacccgagacaaagacaaacgacctaagcccacgctagaagtttcgttaaaaatgcgataaagggcatcgagcccgttacggtctaggggttcaaaggctaggccccCTAGGGTTTCAATAGCcgcccagggcaacagagtcagggacgactacgggcgagcccacATATGGCCGAGGCCTGAGCAAACGATCGCTCGAGACGTcccaagtcgtgtccgagaccggtagggaggtctccgaatgggatcccaccgtagggaggcaccgagccaccggggcctagcgaacagccccggcacccactagagaaaccctctggtactcttggagtgcgtctctggaccactagctgacccctagtgaacggggcacgggcctccactcagactacccgataacagctcaccggaagtgtcaccgctcacgcccaccgagggtagcctggcatattcccccctccttctgagcaaaaaggaagcgcgagggtcatacaaaaagtcaggggagctcctgatcgccctctcgctccgtgccgAGGCTCGAGAGCCCTTCCTGCGACCTTGCCGAAActccgcgacccgaactcgcacttgtgggctcggcaaatgcaataaaatCTCTCGCTCAATGTAAGAAAAAGACCCTGGgggaatgaatccactcccctagggcctcgggggctacacccggcgggtgcgctcgcgcgcacccaccgaggcctcgaagtACAAAACATCGTCCCGCCAGGAGCTACCGCAAGTcaagcctcgtcaaaacctcaaggagAGTGCTCACGCTCTCCCTAAGGctcggggctactatcgggtaccataaaatggggtaccccgagcgtacaccaaaagagtcacttaaaccccatcaaaaACAAAACCAGAAGGTAAGCCGTTGATTAACCACCGGCCCCGtctgagcccaccggctctctgcctcgcctttggcctcgcacgggaggtctcgacagcCTGACAAATCTCCACCTCGCACGAGGCCTCTCACAggaggcctcgacaaggaacccattctccgtctcgcccgaggccccacgcgtacagcctcgaacgaggtagcgattctccgtatcgctggAGGCCAgctcggcaataacccgtcgctcccgcctcgaccgggCTCCCCGACAGAgcatcacgtcccattaatgcatcaaccactcccgcaatctcagccggacgatggctcgacaccgcagagTGGCCAACGGGACAGGGAGTCGCGTCAACGCCATACCGactaggacagggcacggcggggactaccggccactgtgttctggtgttgtgcccacgatcagcgcctgcactacactgtgccatgcaacccccgccccgaagacaacgcgacatggggagtctagtccggGTTACCACAGCCTTGGAATCAGCGTACGAGACCAATTGTTCCCTCCtagcctcggcaatctacatcagggtctcggcaacctcgggattcacgtctgccgagacccccacaacggttcggcctcagcaccaactgagcctcggcttctcgcgcagtcaacacacagtgacccgcacgccgaccgccacgcccgcttcgaggtaaccctggagctcccacgacgcacatgaTCGGATGTGACtggcgcgtcgccccagtacttcaaggacggaccactccgtcagccacgccgccataggaacaggctacagggctcggacacgccgcctccgttcgcacgacgccatgTAGTTAGCGCATGTATTACCCTTGTCCCCCTTtaactataaaagggaaggacctAGGCCGTTTCTAGAGGGCAGGCGATTAGACCTAGGCTCATGCAACGAACTCACGCGCAAACGCACTCACTCAATTCACGCACActcccccgctgcctgagagcaacgtctcaagcagcccgcaccactccacgccgagacctgggactagctccctctctcacccagcttgtaaccctctactacaagcacttcggtgcaaggaatacaagatcgatctctcagactagacgtagggcaccgattgcctgaaccagtataatccttgtgtctcttgcatcaccatccagggctgagaacacgcagtacaaatttactagttggttgaggacccgccggtccgaaacaccgacacacatTTTATCCATTTGTTAGTCAGCATACATCCATTGTCAATGATGTCTTTGCTTCATAAAATTTATCGGTTCTTCTATTACTGAGCACAGCCCATTGCCAATGATGTATTTTGCGATTGGCCTTGCTAAGGTAATTTATTACTTAGTGAACGTCAATATCAGGCTTAGTTTTCTCTTTAACTTTCCAAACCATACCTATTATTTGTGCATTGTACCTTTGCTTGTCTCAGATTACTTTTCATGGTTTGTGTCAAGTGTTTGTGAGAAAAATACACTAATAGTGTTTGGGCAGCCCGTTGGAAATATTGCATGTAGAAACAATTTGGACTCATCTTGCATTGGTTGGTTGTTGGAAGGAATTTTAATAAAAGGAGGTTGCCTGCATAGTCAGTCATCATTGATCAGTGATGGAATATAACTAAGTTACCTTGTGTGCTGTCGTACTATAACTATCTTGGTTGATAACATGCATGAACCTGAACTTATGCATCCTACTATTAATCCTATATGAAACTAAGCTATCTTGGAAGGTGTCTCTTCGACCAATTACTCCTAAAATTAATTGTACTTTCTTTTTGTCATTCAGCTTAATACCATTGTGATCATACATATTACATATAATCATGTAGTTAACTATCCATTGATATTTACAGCAAATTGGTCCTTGCTTGCTTATTGTGAGACTGCTTTAAATTGATAGAAACAATGGTTATGGCAGCTGGTTAAACACCAGCACCTGCATGTAGCAGACATTGGGGAAAGGAAGGTGTTGGCAGTTCTATGTTCAGAATATAATATATTTATAGTGCCCCTCCTGACTTTTGTTGGGTTAGTGTATCGTTCATTGTTTCGGAGTTTCAGGATCAGATATGATGCCTCATATCATGTTCTTGGAGTTCCAGGATCAGATATGATGCCTCATGTCATGTGTTTTGCAATAATATGGAACATTGATgtgaaaagaatttgttatttGCACCCGATTCAAAAGGCGATCACTCTGTGTGTTGGAGAAGAGCTTCTATAGGTGAGTTATAGACTAATACCGACTAATGAGTCTATGAATTCCAGACGGTTTACTGCTCTAATGGGAATTTTGCAGCTGGCATATGTTCGGAATAGTTCTGCAACTGTGTCTCTATTGAACTGTGTTTGCCTCAAAGATGCCTACCTGACATGCCATACTGGAATCCTTTTACTGGATCTCTACACCATTGTTTATTGATGGTAAAGTATACTGCTCTCAGTAATGTTAAAAAGGGGGTTAGGTTTCTAATCATTGTTCTCTCTTTTGTTGTCCTCTTCTCAGGTTCTTGGGTTAAGTGCACACTCTTAGTATGTTGATGTTATGCTGGTGCTTCATGGATTCATCTGCACATCTATGTGTCTCTGACAACAAATCTGAGATAAAAAGTAGTCAGTCCAGTTACAGAAACACATCTCTATTGGTGATTAATTCTTTTATATCATTTCTCTGTACTCCGTCAAAATTAGTTTGTCTCTACTTTTACTTTATTTACTAAAAAAGATTGCCTCCACAGCTGCAGAGATTGTCTGTAGTCCGTCAAAACTATCTCTAAATATAGTTAACAATTTGGGCTTTCCAAACATTAAACTCTACAAACCTACGGGAGTTAGCGTCCTCTTAGCATGGCCATGTTAGCAAAATTTACTTGAGGATGCATGCTGGTACAATATATTCTCGCTCACGTTGACATCCCTGGAAATTTGAGTGGCACAACTATCTGTTTTCCAGCAGTTCAGATATCCAAGTATTGACACTATCAATTGTGTTACTGAGATTTATTTAACTTTGGCATGGTTTCATGATCTAATGAGCACCCTCCATATCACAAATATATCAATGCATCACCTTTTATTTGCTTACTCTGGACTTTATACAATTTATATGTAATTTCACCAAAGTTTAGGCATCTGATCAGCAACCTGCTTGTGGATTATACGTGTGTTACTCCATTTGTGAATGTGCCATTCAACTTTTCTTCATATTTCACGTATCTATTTTAGTGTATTCCCCATAGTTTAGGCATCTGATCAGCAACCTGCTTGTGGATTGATCTTTCATGTTTTTCCTTTTACAGATCAAGTAGTACATGATGCTCCAGGGCAGAAACATAGTGATTCAGGTCTTGAGGACCCTGTGTAGGACAAATACACTAAACTAATGTAGATGATTCAAGTGGCAGCAGTGAAAATGCAGTGCCTAAAATTACAACTCCACAAGGATCTACAAATGAAGATGCCCTCCTTCCATAACAAATTGTCTCTACCCCTCTTGGAAATAATAACAACGGTTAGCTACCAGTTATCAATTTGCTATTGTTCCCGCTTATAATGCCAATAGTTATTCTACTGTCTTTGTAATAGTGTGCATTCATGTGATTGGTTTGCAAATGATGATATTATCTACAGCCTATTAAGCCAATTCTACCTCTGATGGTCATGCCATATAAAAACTAATTCATATATGACCCATGTTTTGTGACATGTTTTTTTCCATCCATACCCCCTCTTCAGCAATCCTTTTTTTAAAACCTTGCATCCATTTGGCCACTAATGAAATCGCCCAACTCTGCTTACTTGACTAATGGAACCCTATAATGCAGCTCCCATATTCCTTAGTAGTGTTAGAAGTTTTGTAGGTTTATAAGAGCGAatgagcaaacaaatgaaaagaAGATATCTCTTTCTGATTTACGAAGACAGATATACAACGAAATACGATTTCCTTTATTTTATCCTGCATCTTACTGTCTCGTAGGTTGTGGGTTTTTAATTACTTTTATTTTATATCTATGATTTTCTCTCTAGATATACAACGAAATACGATTTCCTTTATTTTATCCTGCATCTTACTGTCTCGTAGGTTGTAggtttatcagccaaacaagtccAAACAAACAAGGCGACATATATAAAAAAAAGGTGCTAGTAAAGCCTTAAACAGCCTGATAGCGTGGGAGACGTGTAACGTCGTACTGTATTTGCTCAACATGTGAGCTAGCCTATATGGGTGTGCCCTTGATGAACCACTGCTATATTTTGTTTCGAGTGTTCCTTGACAAaggaaattttaatttaatatagAAATATAATATATGAAGGTGCTATCATGTAAAATCCAGAAGATCTGATCAATAAGAGAGCCTATCAATGATACAAGCTCATAACTCTAGAGATGACGTTTAGCAAGCGTTACATACACTCGCAACTAGGACAACGCCAATAGATGGAACAAAAGCTGTGGTACATGCATAGGTTGAaacttagggcctctttggcacggcttatgctggcttcggcttcatctattttgcgcaaatcgaggcattgtagcgtgaagccgttttgtaagccggagttaaaatgaactagaaaccgagaaaagccagtttttctgacttcaccggctttggcttcaccggtgaagccgttttggatgagccgtgccaaagggggctttAAATCCAAACAACTGAGGACAAGGGTGGCTACATAACCCATGCATGCTGCAACCTGCAATGTCAACGGACAAGCTATGCGACCGTTTTGGCTGTCCCAACTCCCAACTGCCCGTAGGTCCATAACCGTTGAGGACGGCAGGACGCTAGTTCTAAAGCAGAACTGCAGAAGAATAAACAAGTGCTATTAAGTGATAAACAAAGCAAAGTCAGCAATTCTGTTTAGTAGGAACACAAAATCGGAAAAGAGGAAGAAGGTGTGTGACTTACTACAAGTTACAAAAGAGATGATGAATGAGAGATATTTGGGTCTGCCGGTGCATGTTGGGCAGTCCAACATGAAAACCTTTGCTTATCTGAAAGATCGTATTTGGAAACGAATGTAAGGATGGAATGAAAAATTCCTTTCATGGCCGGGCAAAGAGATTTTGATCAAGGTCGTTGCTCAAGCTATCCCTACATTTGCGATGTGCTGTTTTGATCTCTCTAAATCCTTGTGCGATCAAATTGGTGCTATGATTTGCCGGTTTTGGTGGAATCACCAGGAAGGAAAACATAAGATCCATTGGCTGAGTAAGGAACAGATGCTCAAACCGAAAGAAGAAGGAGGGCTGGGGTTTAGAGATATCCACCTATTCAATTTGGCAATGCTCGCTAAGCAAGTCTGGCGACTATGGCAGCAACCGGACTCCCTGTGCTCGCGGGTTCTGAAGGCCAAATACTTCCCCCATACATCCGTTCTGGAAGCCAAGCCAAAGACGGGGATGTCTTATACGTGGCGAAGCATTCTTGGTGGACTAGATGTGGTGAAGAAAGGCATGGTTTGGAGAGTTGGTGATGGGGCTGGGCTAAATATATGGTTGGATCCTTGGATTCCAAGGGAATTTTCCAGGAGACCGCGAACACCACGAGGCCATATTCTACTCTCGGAGATGGCCGAGTTGATAGATCCTTATACTGGACAATGGGATGTGCAGTTGGTCCGAGACACTTTCTGGGAAGAAGAAGCTGAGTTGATCTTTGCGTTACCTGTCCACCAGGGTCGGGACAATAATCTTGCATGGCATTATGACAAACATGGTGTTTTCAGTGTTAAAAGTGCTTACAAAGTGGCCCGAGCTGATTTCTTGAGGAACAAAAGCACCTTTGGACAACAAGGAGGAAGCAATTGCAATCCTGGCAGTCCATGGAAAAATATCTGGAAGCTGAGATGCCCAAATAAAATCAAGCATTTTCTCTGACGATTTTCACACAATAGCCACCCTTTGAGATGTAACTTAGCTCATCGGGGCATGAAAATCTGCACCAGATGCCCAGTTTGCAATCATCTGGGGGAAGATGGAGGCTATCTGTTCTTCAAATGCCGAGTGGCAAAACTTCTCTGGCGTTTGCTGGGCATGGAGGCTGAAAGAGTGGAATTGGCCTCTATTCGAACGGCGCTAGGAGCTGTAGAGTTTATTCTAAAAGCCAGGGAGTACAAGAAATTGCTGATGGTCATTGCATTATGGATCATTTGGACGGAACGAAATATTATCAGAGAAgaggggaggcggcgaagtgCCCAGGACCTCGCTAGATGCGTTGAGTTGTATGCCCATGAAAATCTTGAGCAGTCCAAAACACCGGTGGTCAGGCAAAATTGTCGGCGAAGTCACTGGACAAAGCCCCCTGTGGACATTCTAAAGCTGAATTGTGATGCCTCCTTCCATTCTGATTCGGGGTCAGGCAGCTGGGGTGCACTGCAGCGATGGTGATTCGGTGCTGTCAGGAAGAGGACGAATGGACCATGTATTCAGTCCATTTCATGCCGAGCTAACTGCTTGCCTCCAAGGTATTCAAATGGCAGGGAACCTTGGTATTGGTCGGCTCCAGGTAGAGTCTGATGCACAAGAAGTGGTGAAGGCTATAAATTCGGATGTCTATGATATGTCAGTAGTGGGTCATTTGGTTGATGAAATCAAGTCGCTGGTGTTCTCAAATTTCATTTCTTTTGAGTGCGTTCATGTTGGTAGAGATTGTAATAGAGCCGCTCATGAGCTGGCTGCGCTGAGTCATTTGTGTAATGAGGGTGAGGAGGTGATTACCAACTCTATCCCTAATGCTGTACTTGTGATCGTTGCTAACGATTTGGTAGCAAACGAGTAATAAAGAAGGAGCccagattcaaaaaaaaaaaagtgcaacCCTTGGTAGGCGGGAGACGTAACGCCGTACCATATTTGCTCAGCCTGTGTACATTGAGTGTCCTTGAACAACTGCTATGTCTTGTTTCGAGTGTTTCTTGGCTGAAGGGATTTTACTATAGAAATATAATATCTGAAGCAGCTATCATATAAAACCAAGAAGATCTGATCAATAAGAGACAGCCTATAAAATTCAGAGATAAAAGGCATGACTCTAGAGATGATGTTTAGCAAGTGTTATAAACTACACTCACACCTAGACGATATCAACAAATGGCACAAAAGCCTTAGAGCACCTCCGGTGTTTGGCCGAATCGAACCGAGGGGCTGTCCAACCGAACCGTCAACACTACAGCCATCGAACCGTTGATGTCAGAAGCAAAAGCGGGTGCTGCAGACGCGCCGAATATAGGGAATAAAATAATCTCAAACAAACACAAACGACAATGGAGCGGCACTACTACGCTGTATGGAGAGAAATAAATTTTTTATACGTGAAGGTGATATCCACACTGGAGGCGGCCCAACAGAAGTTTTGTTTGCACCTTCCGAACCATACAGTTCGCTGCAGCACTGGGCTGCCCTTACTACATGCCTAGGCTGAAACTGAAATTCAAACAACTGAATCACTACGAGCTTATCgccttgttcgcttgaacttattctGAACTACTTTTCAGTTatgtaacagtatttttctttcacaatatttcagcataagcatcagcataagtagatttcagcatcagcgaacagGGTGTATATGGGTTTCCTGAAGCTGTAAAATCATAGTGATGCCCCCTGTTCACGTGCCACAGAATTATTTGAAAGGATGGAAAGGTTGTGATTCATGAATGTCAGGGCCAGATTCAGAGTCTGAAATAATTTTGGTCACAGATGAAGGCTCATTAGAAGCGTATGAATCTCATAACAATATATAATACGTATATTGATCGAAAAAATAACAATATATAATATAATTAAAAGGCTTGTGAATCTCGTTTGGCAATTGGCATTACAGATCCCATTTGGCAATTGgcatcaaattatgattaaaaaATGCTTTATCACAAGCTGCATTCCCAGAGTTTATGTGTATTACCATTAAGGACTCAATTCGAAGAACGCGAAGAGATTAACGTTAAGGAGTCAATTTTAAACACTGTATTTCTTTTCCTACTTGTTGAGTTCCACGCATTCTCGTAATTATTAGTTTGATCCTGGTCCTacactcctactagtactccacGTCTCACCATGGCAATCGCTAATAATTGGGCTGAGATTACAGGTCACAGCGTCCTTTCACAGCCCAATGGCCTGATAGCGTGCGGGCCCACTTGGAGTGGTCGAGGCAAAGGCCGGCGTACTGGCCTAGTAGTCGCGTACGTAGAGCCGAGCGAGCGTTGCGGGTGCGGGGTGCGGCTCACCGTGCACCACGCCGAGCCGACGACGAACCCGATGCCGCCCCACCGTGCCGGAGGGGCCGCAGGCGGCGGTGACACGAGCGCGTTCTTCGCGGCGACGCTAGTGCTCTGGGCTGTGTCTGTGGGGTTCGAGATCGGCGTGCGGGGGCGACGCGAGCTTGCGCCCGTGGCCGCCGGCTTCGCCTTCTTCCAGGCCGCCAACGCCGCGGTCCGCGGCTCTGTCTCCCGCGACCCGCTCTTCGTCAACACCGCCGTATCGCTCCTCCACTCCTCCCTCACCTCCGTCTCCGGTACAGAGTTCCCCCCTTGCCTCCCCCAACCCCCAGCCTTGGTACCTTTTAGTTTTGGTGCTCGGTATGCGTCGACTGCAAGGAAACATACGATTAGTTCGATTCCAGCTTCAGATGAGTTTGGGAAATAGAAGCGCACAGAAAATTAACAATAGACAAAGCAGGTGATACATAACGTCTGAGTTCCTTGCTGGGGGACCGGGAGCAGCGTTGATTTAATTACTGTTGGTTTTGTCACTTGCTGCTTCCATGGTGGCAATGTCGTTTGTCTGGTGTGAGCTTGGCTTGGTTGAAGTTGTGCGAGAATACTGAAATTCCGTATTGGCGCAGGATTGTCCAACAGTAGCTTGTTATCGTGGTTCAGAACAATGGCGTTACAGGCAAATGCGCTGCCAAGTTTGGTCAAAAGTATTGATGAACCGATCGAATATATGCTCCTTTAAGCTGTATCACATTCTATTGTCTACTCTAGTACTCTTAAATTTGGGGCTGGCGGAGCAAAGAACTAATGTGCGAAGATACTAATAACAATGCATATGGGGCTTGTTAACAGACATCTATTGTCTACTCTAGTACTCTTAAATTTGGGGCTGGCGGAGCAAAGAACTAATGTGCAAAGATACTAATAACAATTCATATGGGGCTTGTTAACAGACAGGCACTTTCCACTAACACTTCTTAAGACATTCTTATAATGTGCAAGCTTTAAAGATGTTATACAAAGCACCATCAGTTACATCATGTCTTTAAATCTTAGGCTTGTTCATATGCTCTATTGCATTAGCTCATCTTTGAATTGATGCCATTGCCCTTGCAGTTATCTTTGTTCTTGTCCATCAATGGCGTAATAAGGGCCTTGAGAACATGTTTGAGCATGAAGAACTATTTGGTGGCAGTTGGATTGGAGCATATTCTGCTCTGTGCTTTTCTTGTGGCTACTTTGCCTATGACCAACTGGACATGCTCCGTTGCCGACTGTACAGTGGATGGATTCCTGGAATTCTCATGCATCACTTGATCCTACTCATTTGCTTTACACTAGCTCTGTATAGGAATGTCACAATCAACTACCTAATTCTCTCCCTTGTATGCGAGGTACATCTATCTCTTCTCATTCTGGGGATGCATTCACTTTTCATGCTTGAAATAAAATTATGTCCTCTCTTTTATCATCTTTTTCAAGCATTGACTTTTTTACTCACTTTTCATTGAAGAAACACATGCACAGCAAAATGGAATGCTTGCCATAGAATTTTTTGAGCCATTGACCCTAGTCTGCTTTtggtttggaaggtcaagtagtgcctaggaaggatacctttcgatatttaggatcaatgctacagagagacggggatattgatgaagatgttagccatagaatcaaagcagggtggatgaagtggcggcaagcatctggtgtcctatgtgataaaagggtaccacaaaagctaaaaggcaagttttataggacggcgattagacctgctatgttgtatggtgcagaatgttggcctacgaaaagacgacatgttcaatagataagtgtcgcggaaatgcgtatgttgcgttggatttgcggtcatacaagaagggatcgagttcggaatgatgatatacgtgatagattaggggtagcaccaattgaagaaaagcttgtccaacaccggttgagatggtttggacatgtccaacggagacctccagaggcaccggtgcgtagtggaatcctaagccaggatagtaacgtgaagagaggcagaggaagaccgaagttgacttgggtagaggcaataaaaggagacttgaaaggatggaatatacccaaagacttagccttagataggagtgcttggaagacagctattcacgtgcttgaaccttgattgcttctgctgggtttcaactctagcctaccccaacttgtttgggacttaaaggctttgttgttgttgttgttgttgttgttgattgacCCTAGTCTGCTTTTGAGTCTCCAGACTGGCAACTATTGTAATTTTGTCACAAAGTATAACCTTAGCCAGTACATAGTTGTGTGCACCAGTTTTAACCCCAACTCTGTTGCAATGAACCTGAAATACAAGTTATATGCATTCTCCCTCTATATGGTTGCCCAGATGATTATATGACTATAGGACATTTCACTTTACCCTGCAATGTATAACAAATAAGATGGTTGGCCCGTTCCAAAATGTAGTTGTTTTAGTTTTGTACTAAGTCAAACTTCCGTAACTTTGACTAAATTCATATAAACCTGCACTaacatctacaacatcaaattaTTTTCACTAAATCTACCATGAGGTAtgtcttgatagtgcatttatttttGGTATTGTATATATTAATACATTTTTCTCGAAACTTgatcaaagttagagaagtttgacttaagataaaATTAAAATGACCTAGTGACCTAtatttcagaatggagggagtaactaTTTTGCCTGCCCACTTAGGCTTTTGACCACTGGCCTTCGTAGTTGCATCTTCGTTTTGACTATAGCGCTTTTATTGAGATTGAATTGGTGGCATGTGTGAATGCATCTTAGACCCCCTTTTTTTGGCAACTTAGTTGAATTAATACAggctctttcttcatcttgctgCAAGAGAATTTTGATGTGTTCAACTGTTCATTCATGTATATAAATAAAGTTCTCCCAGAAAAAGTAGTCAAGCTCATCTTCCACTGTGAACAATTGATGCCTTTGCTTGATAACTATTTTATTAGGGTTCCCCGTAGTTGTTGTGATTTATCTAAATTACTAAGTTGTGTTCATAGAGCAGAAAACTGACAAAATTTATGATTGCAGCTGCACTCCATATTTTTGCATGTAAGGAAAGTGAGGCGGATGGTTGGATTTCGGGATTTCAACAGAACAATGGTGAAGCTGGAATGGGTACTCAACTGGACTACCTTTGTGACAGCAAGGGTGATATGCCATATCTTGATTACTTATAAGCTCATCGCTGATGCCCACAAATTTGGGAAGGGCATTGAGCTTCCTCTAGCTCTTCTTGGTATGGCAGGAATGAATCTGCTCAACATATTTCTAGGGCTCGATCTACTTAAAGCATTCACACAAGAAAGAAATCAGCAGAACCATCAGGATTGAATGCACCTTTCTTGATGGCGGTGTACTCTAAATTTTGAGAAGGCTGTAGTTCCGTTCTTATAGGGACAGAGGACGTTTAAGTCTTAATTAGCAACTACACTGGAGGCTATTTATGTATGCATTCTTTATGTATACCAACACGTGCTAATGCTAAGATCTCTACCAGAAAGGGTTGTTGCCAGTATGTGCATCCATGTAGGTATGATATTACTGTTCACTAGAAGAATGAAGGGGGTACCTGGATGCAGGATTTACATACATTTTGCAATT
Coding sequences within:
- the LOC136453674 gene encoding uncharacterized protein translates to MPPHRAGGAAGGGDTSAFFAATLVLWAVSVGFEIGVRGRRELAPVAAGFAFFQAANAAVRGSVSRDPLFVNTAVSLLHSSLTSVSVIFVLVHQWRNKGLENMFEHEELFGGSWIGAYSALCFSCGYFAYDQLDMLRCRLYSGWIPGILMHHLILLICFTLALYRNVTINYLILSLVCELHSIFLHVRKVRRMVGFRDFNRTMVKLEWVLNWTTFVTARVICHILITYKLIADAHKFGKGIELPLALLGMAGMNLLNIFLGLDLLKAFTQERNQQNHQD